The genomic stretch CGTCAGGGCCGCGAGGGCTGCGGTCGCAGCACCGTCCGCCCCGGCTGCCGGCTCACCGTCGGGGGCCCCTCGGTCGAGTCGACCCGGCCTCCACGGTGCTGCAGCCGCCCCGCGTGGCGTGCCCCCGGAACGGGGGTCGCCACGATCGGTCGCGGCGGGGGGTTTGACCGTCAGCAAGACCCGCTCACCACTGTCTTGGCTTCACGCCCGGTCAACGCATCGACCAACGATCCTCCTGCCGGCACGCGCACCACCCTGCTGTGCCTGCCTGACGCCGACTGGACCGAGGTGAACACGTCACCCGCGTTCGTCAGTCCGCCGCCGCGACGTTCGATCACGACGATCAATGACTCCGAACCCCCGGCGGAGCGGGCCGCGGCGCTGAGGTCGGCTGCGGGGGCTGCGTCGGTGGTCACCACCACGACGGGGCCGCGGGTCCAGGCGGCGCGAATCTCGGCGGCCAATGACCCCCCCGACGTCGGGGACGCGATGGCGAGCGTGTCGAGAACGGTCCCTTCGTAGCCGGGTCCCCTCCCGCCGCGCGCTTCCTGCCCGCCCGCAACGACCACCCGCACCTGCATCCCGCCCCTCAACCCCGACACCGCGAGGCTGGCAGCAGCCGAGAGGGTCTCCTCGAAACTCTGACGGTCGTGCACCGACTGACGAGCGTCGACGACGACGGTGGTCCTGCCGAGCCAGAGGTTCTGCGGTTGGCGGATCATCAGCTCGTCGGTGCGGGCCGTGGATATCCAGTGCACCTGCCGGAGATCATCGCCTATCTGGTACTCGCGCAGCGCGTAGAACTCGTCGCCGCCGCGCCCGAGCAGTGGCGCCGCAGCACGCTGATCCCTCTCGCTGTCGGAGGGGATCGAGCTGCGGGGAAGCAGATCGACACGCGGGTGGACCGTCAACGACGCGGCCGGTGCCGCTACACGCACCACCTTGGCAAGACCGAAGGGATCGCACAGTTCGATCTCCAACGGACGGAATTCGAGCATGCCCCGCCGGCGCGCGGGCAGACGGTATTGCGCGGATCTCGGTTCGCCGCTCTCGAGGGGCGCTACAGCGAACGTGGCGGCGATGCGCCCGTCGGAGAAGGAATCGCGCACTGTGATGAGGGGAGAGCGGCGCGAGTCGTAGTTGCGGACGGAGATGAATACGCGTGCCTCACCTCCGGCGGGAACGCGTGACGGCCTGATGGAACGCGAAGCGCGCACGTCCCAGGACTTGGTGCCCACCCACGCCCTGGCGGACAGCACGAGGATGAGCGCTGCGGCGCTGAAGGGGTAGAGCTCGACGAGGCCGACCAGGTAGCCGGCGGTCGCGGCTGCGGCGGCCATGCCGAGCAGAGCCCAACCCTTGCGGGTCAAAGCGCTGCCGATTCGCATCAGGTTCCTGGCCGGCCGGACGGGACTGGGACCATGCGCAACACGTCGGCGACGACCTCGGCCATCTCGACGCCCGAGACGACCGCTTCGGCCGAGAGCACCATCCTGTGCTCGACGGCGCACCCGAAGATGGCCTTGATGTCGTCGGGGATCACGTACTCGCGTCCGACGGACGCGGCGAGGGTTCGCGAGGCGCGCTGGAGGGCGAGCACGGCTCTGGGTGACATGCCGAGCGCGAGTGCGGGGTGGGTGCGCGTCGCGGTGGCGAGGTCCACCATGTAGCCCTTGAGCGCGCCGGCGACGTGCGTTCGCTCGGCCATCGCGATCATGTCGGGGATGGTGCCGGAGGGTGCGACGACGGGCAGGTCGCCGAGTGATCCTTCGTCGTGCGCGTGCACGTCGAGCATGGCCATCTCGGCGCCGCGGTCGGGATAACCCATCTTGACCCGGAGCAGGAACCGGTCGAGCTGGCTCTCCGGGAGGGGGTAGGTGCCTTCGTATTCGACGGGGTTCTGCGTGGCGATGACGAGAAACGGGTGGGGCAGCGGATGGCTGACGTTGTCGATGGTGACCTGCCGCTCCTGCATCGCTTCGAGGAGGGCGGCCTGCGTCTTCGGGGAGGCGCGGTTGATCTCGTCGGCAAGGAGCACGTTCGCGAAGACAGCGCCCGGACGGAAGGAGAAAGACTTCGCGTCGCGGTCGTAGATGCTCGCTCCAGTGACGTCGGAGGGCAGCAGGTCAGGGGTGAACTGGATGCGCCGGCCCTCCAGATCGAAGGAACGCGCGATCGCCTTCGCCAGGGTCGTCTTCCCGACGCCGGGGACGTCCTCGAGCAGGAGATGGCCTTCGGAGAACAGGCACACCAACGCGAGCCGGGTCGGCTCCTCCTTGCCCTGAATCACCTTCGCGATGTTCGAGAGGATCGCTTCGAAGGTGTCCGCGAAGGCGCCGACGGTCTCAGCTGTAACCGCCGGTTGTCTCGCCATTGGCGCCTCCGAGAAGGGAACTCGCCGGTAGCGTACCCTGCCTGGATATCTATGTCGGGCTCGCTATCGGTGCGTGAGGGGAACGTCGTCGCGCTCGATATCGGCGGGACGAAGATGGCGGTTGGGGTGGTGTCCGGGTCGGGCAAAGTGCTCTGGAATGCCCGGTCGCCGACCCCGCCTGGCGGGGACGCGGGTGGGGTGTGGGACACGCTCGCGTCACTGCTGGAGTCGGTACCGGGCGCCTTCGCGCCTGTTGCCTGCGGTGTCGGCAGCGGGGGCCCGATGTCGCCTGGCGGGGAGCAGGTCTCGCCGTTGAACATCCCCGGTTGGCGCGACTTCCCACTCCGCCGGCGGGTGGCCGAGCTGACCGGCCTTCCCACCTGGGTGGACAACGACGCGAAGGCTCTCGCGCTCGCGGAAGGATGGATCGGTGGGGCCGCCGGCGAACGGGACTTCATCGCGATGGTCGTCTCGACAGGGATCGGCGGGGGAATCGTGCTCGACGGGCGCCTGCTCGACGGGGCGACAGGAAATGCCGGGCACATAGGGCACGTAGTCGTCGAGCCGGACGGCAGGCGCTGCGAGTGCGGAGGGCGAGGTTGCCTCGAAGCAGAGGCGTCCGGCACCGCCATCGCCGCGGTCACGGGCCGGCCTCCCAGCCAAGCCCCGACGGAAGTGGTGGACCGAACCGGGCGCCTTGTGGGCCGAGGCGTGGCGTGCGTCGCCAATCTTCTCGATCTTCGGCTTGCGATCGTGTCGGGGTCGGTGGCCCTCGGTTTTGGTGAGCCGTTCTTCGAAGCCGCTCAACGAGAGATCGACGCGCGGGCCCGCATCGCGTTTTCACGCGGGTGCCTGATCGTCCCGAGCAAACTCGGAACCGAGGGGCCGCTCATCGGTGCAGCAGCGGTGGCGTGGCGAAGCCTGGAGGGAGAAGGGTGATTACGGCTAGCGCGTTGCTTGCGGTACTGCGTCGACCGACGCTGTGGAAGGCCGCCGCGCGGTTGATCCCCCCGAGATGGTGGAGGAGGTGGCCGCCGCTGCCACTGCCGCCGGCGGGATACGCGAGATTCCGGACCGAGACCATGTACGGGCGCGGCGGAAACCTCGAACCAGACGATTTGATCGCCTACCTGGAATGGTGCCGGTCGATGGGGCGCGGAGCGAGGTAACGTCTCGCCGTGCGCAGCTTGCTGACCGCTCCCTACCGGATACCTTCAGCTATATAGGACTGGGCGAGGCGATGACACAGTCACTTGTGCTCAACGCCTCCTACGAACCCTTGTGCGTCGTGTCCAGCAGGCGGGCATTGATTCTGATCCTCGACGAGAAGGCGGAGCTGCTGCACACCACCGATCGCCTGTTCCGGGCAGCGCAGGTGGCGTTCTCCGAGCCGTCCGTGGTCCGGTTGTGGCACTACGTGAAGGTCCCCTACCAGGCTCGGATCTCCCTGAACCGCCGCGCCGTCTTCGCTCGGGACGACCACAGGTGCCAGTACTGCGGGGCATCGGCCGAGAACATCGACCACGTGATCCCCAAGAGTCGTGGCGGCAGTCACTCGTGGGACAACGTCGTTGCCTCCTGCCGCCCGTGCAACTCCCGCAAGAGGGACCGGTCTCCGGAGGAAAGCGGGATGCGCCTGCACCGCGTCCCCACCGCTCCCCGCCAGCGCACCTGGATACTCGTGGCTTCCGGCGCTATCCGCTCCGATTGGGAGCCTTACCTGGTGACCCGGCCGGCGGCGAGCCTTTCCGCCTGAGCAGCCGGTGCCCTGGGAGGTCGGACGCGAACGGGGTCTCGCCGCGGAGCTTCACCGGAGCTCCGCCGAACTCGCGTCGGCGCCCGGTCCGCATCGAAGCGTGCGCCTGATGGAGGCTGTCGTCCCGGCGCTCGTCCTCGGCAGCGCTCAGCCGGAGTCGCACGTCGATGCTGCCGCTGCCCGCGCTGGGGGGGTCGACGTCGTCCGCCGGCGCAGCGGTGGCGGAGCCGTCTACGTGAGCGCCGCCTCGGTCCTCTGGGTCGACTTCGTCATACCGGCCGAAGACCCGTTGTGGGACCCGGACGTCGGCAGGGCCGCCTGGTGGGTCGGGGACGCGTGGGTGCGCGCCCTCAGCCGAGTGGGTGTCGACGGCGCGGTGGTGTGGAAAGCCGGCATGCGTAGAAGCGAGTGGTCGGACCGCATCTGCTTCGCCGGGACGGGACCGGGCGAGGTCCTCGTCGGCGGGGCCAAGGTCGTAGGGGTCTCCCAGCGGCGGACGCGCGCAGCAGCGTTGTTCCAGACCGCAGCCGTCGTGAAGTGGGCGCCCGACGAGCTTCTCGGGATCCTCTCGCTCCCCCCTCGGGACCGTGAGCGGGCGCGCACGGACCTGGCCGTCGCGGTTGCGGGTGTCGGCGAGGCTGCCGGCGCCCGTCTCTTCGAAGCGCTGGTCGCCTCGCTACCCGCCTGAAGCCAGGGAAGGAGCCGCGAAAACGCGGAAATAGCTCAGCGCGGCCGTAGAAATGGTTGACAGTGGGGGGTTAGAACCATAAAGTGGCGATAGGTGGCGCGAAGGGGAGGGCCCTAAGGCCATGCACGGCCAAAGCGGCAGATGACCAACCAGCAGAGGTAGCAGTGATCGGAGAAGTGGCCTGTGGCTATGCGCTTCGTGGGGAGGTACGAGCACTCCCTCGACGTGAAGGGGAGGATCATCCTTCCGGCGCGCTTTCGGGCCAGCTTCGACACTCTCGCCTTCGTCTCGAAGCACAACGAGCGCTGCCTCGCCGTGTGGACCCCGGAAGCGTTCGAGAGGAAGCTCGACGAGATGGAGGAGCTGCTGGACCGTACCCCCCACGACCGGCAAATGGTGCGGGCCTGGGCGTCGGGTTCGGCGGAGGTGGAGCTGGACAGGCAGGGCAGGCTTCAGATCCCTGCGTACCTCAGGGAGTACGCCCGGTTGGAAAGCGCGGTGCTCGTGCACGGCGCGATCACCCATGTCGAGCTGTGGGATCCCTCGGAGTGGGAGGTCCGAGGCAGCCCAGGGGACGAAGAGTTGGCGGAACCGAGCACCCGCACGATTCCAGAAGAAGGAGCCTGAGAGCACACGACGCGAGGTCTTTTTCCCACACGAATTCCTTGGGCTGGAGCATGCGCAGCCCTTCGACCGGCAGGGTGGAAGTCCCCTTCTCCGCCCGCTTCCACTTCGCACGATCGGGGAGAAATCCCGACGGCAGGCTGGTCGAGGGGCTGCGGATGGTCCGGCGTGAACCGGCTGTGAGCACATTCGTTCACTCGCCGGTGATGGTGAGAGAGGTCGTCGACCTGCTCGCGCCGTGCCCGCCTGGTGAGGTTCTCGACGCGACGGTCGGAGGCGCCGGCCATGCCAGAGCGCTTCTCGAGGCGGCGCCGCACCTGCGGGTGATCGGCCTCGACCAGGACCCGCAAGCTGTCTCAGCTGCCAGCGCCGTGCTCGAGCCCTACGAGAAGCGCGCTCGGGTCGTCCGGGCGCGCTTCGACCGGCTCGACGCTGTCCTCGACCGGCTAGGAGTGGGGGAGATCTCCGGGGCGCTGTTCGATCTCGGAGTGAGCTCCCCCCAACTCGATCGCCCGGAGCGTGGGTTCACCTACAGGGCTGATGCGCCTCTCGACATGCGCATGGACCGCGATCGGCCCATGAGCGCCGCAGACGTGGTCAACGGCTGGCCCGAAGCCTCTCTCGTCACACTGTTCCGCGAGAACGGCGAACCCCGTTTCGCCCGCCGCATCGCCAAGGCGATCGTCGCTGCCCGTCCGCTCGCAACGACCTCGCAGCTCGCGGAGACGATCCGTGATGCCATCCCGGCGGCGGCCCGCCGAACCGGAGGCCACCCGGCGCGGCGGGTGTTCCAGGCCATCAGGATCACGGTCAACGAGGAGCTAGAGGTGCTGCCTCTGGCTCTGGACGCTGCGTTGTCGAGGCTCGCGCCGGGAGGTCGTTGTGTGGTGCTCGCATACCACTCGGGTGAGGACAGGATCGTGAAGGAGCACTTCCGCCTCGCGTCCACCGGCGGATGTGTCTGCCCACCGGGCCTGCCGTGCGTATGCGGGGCGCAGCCGACCGTGCGGCTTCTCACGCGGGGCGCCCGCAAGCCCTCGGCCGAGGAGATAGCCGCCAACCCGCGTTCGCAGAGCGCGCGACTGCGCGCCGTCGAACGCCTTCAATCGCCCCTCGCCGCTGGAGGCCGGGAATGAACGAGCCGGTATCCGCTGCACGCCGGGCGCGGCTAGCACCCGCGCCCGGTGCCATCCGGACGTCGTCTCGTCCGTCTGCCGCACGCGCCGCGGCCGCGGCGCGACTCGCCGGTTCGCAGCCGGCCCGGCAGTGGCCGTTCGATCCTCGCAGGGTCGGTGAGGGTATTCGCCACCTGCGCGTCGTCCAGCCGCGCCAGCTCACCGTGGCCGAGCGTCGCCGGCGCACGCGACGGCTGCTCGAGGCGGGAGTCGGCCTCGCGGTCGTCGTCGTATTCGGCCTCGTCTACCTGCATGTCGTGCTGGCCCAGCGGCAGTTCGCCATCGACCGCACGGCAGCACAGGTCCAGCAAGAGCAGGCCCGTTACCAGAGCTTGCGACTGGAGGTCGCGCAGCTCGGGTCGCCGCAGAACGTCATCGCCACGGCCGAAGGCCAGCTCGGAATGGTGCAGCCGGCATCGGTCACCTACCTGACGCCCGCCCACGAGACCGCCACACCGGCGAGCACGGCGAGCGCGGCGAATGCGGCGGGGACGGGATCGGCGCCGGCCGGCGACGCCGACTGGCCCCAGATCAAGTCCCAGCTGGCAGGCAGCCCATGACCGCGCGGCCCCCAGCCGGGGGCCGCGCGGTGCAGGCCGGCGGCAGCGCGCGACGTCACGCGTCCACTGCGCGGAGAGGCAACCCCGGGGACGGAAAGGCGAAGCGGCGCGGTCGCGCGCATGGTAGGCCTCGCCCAGGTCTCGATGCTGTCGGTCGCTTCCGGGCGTTCGTGATCCTCGTGGGTATCACTGTCGCGTTTGTTGCAATCGGCGCCAAGTTGGTGGTCATACAGGGTGTCGACTCCGCCAGGTACGCGGCGGTCGGCGCGTCGGAGTGGAAGACCACGGTGACCCTGCCCGCCGAGCGTGGTGCGATCCTCGACCGCAACGGCAACGAGCTTGCCATGTCCGTCCCGCAGACGACCATCTACGCCGACCCTCATCAGGTCAACGATCCACGCGCGGAAGCGGCAGCCCTTGCTCCCATCCTCGGGATCAGCGAATCCACCCTCGACGACGACCTCACCCGTGACAGCAGCTTCGTCTACCTGGCGCACACCGTTCCCGACGCCACGGCGGCGGCCGTTTCCAAGCTGGATCTGGCCGGCATCTACAGCCTGAAGGAGCCGAAGCGCTTCTATCCCGCCGGACAGCTTGCGGCGCCGCTGCTCGGCAAGGTCGGTACCGACGGTGCCGGCCTCGGCGGGCTCGAGTACGAGTACAACAGCCTCCTTACCGGCAAGCCCGGCAAGTCCGTGGAGCAGATCGACCCGCAGGGTCGCCAGATCGCGGGAGGCCTCGAGCAATACCAGGCGCCCATGGCCGGCCAGGACCTCGTCCTCAGCATCGACGAGCCGCTCCAGTACGAAGCGGAGCAGGCCCTGGCCCAGGCCGTCGTCGCCGCGCGGGCGAAGGGCGGGATCGCCCTTCTCATGGACACCAAGACCGGCGAGATCCTGGCCGACGCGCAGCTGACCATGCCCTCCCCCGGAAGTAAGCAACCGCCCGCAGTGCCGGTCAGCATCCCGGCGCCGCCCGACGCGGGAGCATCCGCTTCGAGCGGACCTCAACCACAGCCCGTCGAGTCTCCCTCGGCCAGCGCATTCACCCGGGTCTACGAACCGGGTTCGGTCAACAAGCTGATCACCATCTCCGCGGCTCTGCAGACGGGGGTGATCGTTCCTTCCGACGTCTTCGCGATCCCCAACACCTACGCCGTCGCCGGCACCACCTTCCACGACGCGGAGAACCACCCGACCGAGCATTGGACCGTCACCGACATCCTCGCCAACTCCTCGAACATCGGGACGATCCAGATCGCGCAGAAACTCGGCAAGTCCAATCTTCTGCACTACGTCCACAGTTACGGCCTGGGCTCTTCGACGGACATTCACTTCCCGGGAGAGTCGTCGGGACTCCTGCCCACCTACTGGTCCGGCACTTCGATCGCCGACGTTCCCATCGGGCAGGGAATCGCGGTCACGGCCACCCAGATGATCGCCGCGTACAACACCGTCGCCAACGGCGGCGTGTACGTCGCGCCTCGTCTGGTGGACGCGACGATCGACGCCGAAGGCAAGGAGCACCGCATGGCGCCGCAGCCGACACACCGGGTCGTGTCGACCACCGTTGCCAACGAGATGCGGACCATGCTCGACGAGGTGGTCAGGGTGGGGACCGGCACGGCCGCCAACCTCGACCCCTACACCGTTGCAGGAAAGACCGGAACGGGGCTCGTGCCCTCCCCGACCGGAGGTTACGAGGCAGGTCACTATGTGGCGAGCTTCGCCGGTTTCGTACCCGCCGAAGACCCGCAGATCACCGGCATGGTCGTCATAGACGACACCCCTGACTACGGAGCGGCCGCCTCTGCTCCCACCTTCGCCACCATCGCCCGCGACGCGCTTCACGAGTTGGGCATACAGCCGATGCCGAAGCTGCCGCCGGCGCCCGGAGTCCCGTTGGCGACAAGCACATCGGCAACCGGCGCAGGTGAGATCGCGGGAGCCCCGCTACCCGGTCTGGCGACGCCGCCGAGCGTAACTGGCCCGGCCTCGTCCACGACATCGACCACGGTTTCTCCGGGCAACGGTTCGGCTGCGACGACGTCGACGACCCAGCCCGGCTCGCCCGGGACCACCTCACCGCCGACGACAGCGGCTCGCCCGCCCTCGACCACCACAGCTGCCCCGCCGACCACGTCCCAGCAGTCACGATCCAGCCCGAGCACCGGCTGAGCAAGCGATGCGGCTCGACGGGTTGGTTGCGGAGGCGGGCCTGGCGGCACTGGATCTGATCGTCGAGATCAGTGGGGATCCCTCGACCGAGGTTCTGTCGCTCACCATGGACTCCCGCGGTGTCACCGCGGGAGCGATGTTCGCGTGTGTCCCGGGTCACACCATGGACGGCCACGAGTTCGCGGGTGAGGCCGTCGCGGCGGGAGCCGCCGCGCTGCTGTGCGAAAGGCGCCTGGAGGTAGGCGTGCCGCAGGTCGTCGTGACCTCGGTCCGGCGGTCTTTGGGGCCGGTCGCCGACGCGATCTTCGGCCATCCCTCGAGGCAGCTGACCGTGGTCGGGGTCACGGGGACCAACGGCAAGACCACCACGTGCGCCCTCCTGTCCTCGGTGTTCGATACGAACGGGTGGCCCAGCACTACCATCGGTACGCTCACCCAGCAGCGCACCACCCCCGAAGCACCGGAGCTGCAAGCTCTTCTGGCTGGTTGGCGGGACCGCGGGGGCCGAGCGATCGCCATGGAAGTCTCCTCCCACGCCCTCGATCAGCACCGCACCGACGCGCTGAGCTTCGCAGCAGGAGTGTTCACCAACCTGACACCCGAGCACCTCGACTATCACGAAACCATGGACCAGTACTTCGAGGCGAAAGCACGGCTCTTCGAGCCGGGCAGTGTCCGCCTGGCGGTGGTTAACACCGGCGACGCATGGGGTTCCCGGCTCGCGGAGCAGGTGCGCTCCAGTGGCCTGCCGGTGGCCGAGTTCTCGCTCTCCGACGCGAGCGACCTCGAGCTACGGCCCGGTGGCAGCACCTTCGTCTGGGAAGGGCACCGGCTCGTGGTCAATCTGGGCGGGCGGTTCAACGTGGAGAACGCCCTTGCGGCGGCTACGTGCGCCCGGTCGTTGGGGATCGAGACCGACGCCATAGCGGCCGGCCTGGCTTCGCTTTCAGGGGTGCAGGGTCGCTTCCAGGTGGTCGACGCCGGCCAACCGTTCTCCGTGATCGTGGACTACGCCCACACTCCGGACGGGCTCAGCAAGGCGCTGATGGCGGCCAGAGAACTCGGGTCCGGAAAGCTGATCGTCGTCTTCGGGGCGGGCGGGGACCGGGATCACGAGAAGCGGCCGTTGATGGGGGCGGCAGCCTCCCGGCTCGCGGACCTGGCCGTGATCACCTCCGACAATCCCCGTTCGGAGGACCCGATGTCGATCATCGATCAGATCCTCACCGGAGCCGAGGGCAACGCCAACGTCGTCACCGAGCCTGACCGCGCAGCTGCCATCGCGACTGCACTGGCGAACGCGTCGGGCGGCGACGTCGTGCTGATCGCCGGTAAGGGGCACGAGCGAGGGCAGGACATCGGCGGCCGCGTGGTGCCCTTCGACGACGTCGAGGTGGCCAATGCCGCCATCGCACGGATACTCGCTTCGAGGCGACCCGGCGAATGATCGATCTGCTGCTCGCCGGAGGCATCGCGCTCGCGGTCGCCATGCTCGGGACACCCCTGCTGATCAGCTGGCTGCGCAAACGCGGCATCGGCCAGCAGATCCGCGAGGACGGCCCCGAAAGGCACCTGACGAAAGCCGGCACGCCGACCATGGGCGGCGTCGCCCTCATCGGTTCGGCCGTACTCGGATACCTCGTCTCGCACATCGAGACCACCTTCACCACCCGCGGCATCGTGGCGACCGTCACCGTGTGCGCGGCGGCCGGGATCGGCCTCATCGACGACTGGATCAAAGTGCACCGGCAGCGCAGTCTCGGTCTCAACAAGAGGGCCAAGGCGGGCGGTCAGTTCGTGGTGGCGCTCGCATTCGCGATCGTCTGCGTGACCTGGTTGAAGGTCGACACCCATCTGTCGTTCACCCGGTACAACTCACTCGGGATCGACCTCGGGAAGGTCGGCTGGGTGATCTTCGCGGTGCTCGTGATCGTCGGCTTCAGCAACGCGGTCAACCTCACCGACGGTCTCGACGGTCTGGCCGCCGGGTCGTCGACGTTCACGTTCGCCGCCTTCACGGTGATCGGCTTCTACCAGCTGAAGCACTTCGATCTCTACAGGAACCCGGCTTCGCTCGACGAAGCCGCGCTCGCCACGGCGATGATCGGAGGCTGTGCGGGCTTCCTGTGGTTCAACGCGGCTCCCGCCCGCATCTTCATGGGGGACACCGGCTCGCTCGGAATCGGCACGGCTGTCGCGACGCTTGCTCTGTTGGAGAACGTGGATCTCCTGTTGCCGATCGTCGGTGGACTCTTCGTGCTCGAGACCCTCTCGGTGATCGTACAGGTCGGGAGCTTCCGTCTCTTCGGCCGCCGCGTGTTCCGGATGGCGCCGATACACCACCATTTCGAACTCGTCGGATGGCCCGAGACGACCGTGATCGTCCGCTTCTGGATACTCGCAGGCCTGTTCACAGCGCTGTCGCTCGGAGCGTTCTACGCGGACTTCCTGTCCAAGGGGGGAACCGGATGACGGGGCGCGTGGTGGTCGTGGGTTTCGGGGTCACGGGAAGGGCGGTGGCGCGTTGCCTTCTGGCGCGCGGCGACGAGGTCACCGTCTTCGACGACTCCCCTTCGACGGATCTCGTCGCGGCCGCGGCCGCGCTCGGCGTCTCGGTGGAAGCGACCCCGCCCGCCTCGGATCTCACGGGTCGCATCTCAGGAAGCAAGCTGCTGGTCCCCAGCCCCGGCGTCCCGGCGTCGCATCCGGTCTACGAGGCGGCGGATGCGGCCGGTGTACCTGTGCGCTCGGAGATAGAGCTGGCGTGGGAGATTCGTCCCGCCGGCGGCCCGGAGCTCGTCGCGATCACCGGCACCAATGGGAAGACGACCGTGACCACCCTGGTGGCCGCCATGCTGCAGGCGTCCGGCAGGTCGGCGATCGCTGCGGGCAACATCGGCGTCCCTCTGGTCGAGGCCGTCAACTCCGGCACGGACGTCTGCGTGGCCGAGGTGTCGTCCTTCCAGCTTCAGTTCATCGAGGCGTTCCGGCCGCACGTGAGTTGCTGGCTGAACCTCTCACCCGATCACCTCGACTGGCACCCGACGATGGGCCACTACGCAGCCGCCAAGGCGCGCATCTGGCAGAACCAGGGCCCCGGCGACACAGCGGTGA from Acidimicrobiales bacterium encodes the following:
- the mraY gene encoding phospho-N-acetylmuramoyl-pentapeptide-transferase gives rise to the protein MIDLLLAGGIALAVAMLGTPLLISWLRKRGIGQQIREDGPERHLTKAGTPTMGGVALIGSAVLGYLVSHIETTFTTRGIVATVTVCAAAGIGLIDDWIKVHRQRSLGLNKRAKAGGQFVVALAFAIVCVTWLKVDTHLSFTRYNSLGIDLGKVGWVIFAVLVIVGFSNAVNLTDGLDGLAAGSSTFTFAAFTVIGFYQLKHFDLYRNPASLDEAALATAMIGGCAGFLWFNAAPARIFMGDTGSLGIGTAVATLALLENVDLLLPIVGGLFVLETLSVIVQVGSFRLFGRRVFRMAPIHHHFELVGWPETTVIVRFWILAGLFTALSLGAFYADFLSKGGTG
- a CDS encoding UDP-N-acetylmuramoyl-L-alanyl-D-glutamate--2,6-diaminopimelate ligase, translating into MRLDGLVAEAGLAALDLIVEISGDPSTEVLSLTMDSRGVTAGAMFACVPGHTMDGHEFAGEAVAAGAAALLCERRLEVGVPQVVVTSVRRSLGPVADAIFGHPSRQLTVVGVTGTNGKTTTCALLSSVFDTNGWPSTTIGTLTQQRTTPEAPELQALLAGWRDRGGRAIAMEVSSHALDQHRTDALSFAAGVFTNLTPEHLDYHETMDQYFEAKARLFEPGSVRLAVVNTGDAWGSRLAEQVRSSGLPVAEFSLSDASDLELRPGGSTFVWEGHRLVVNLGGRFNVENALAAATCARSLGIETDAIAAGLASLSGVQGRFQVVDAGQPFSVIVDYAHTPDGLSKALMAARELGSGKLIVVFGAGGDRDHEKRPLMGAAASRLADLAVITSDNPRSEDPMSIIDQILTGAEGNANVVTEPDRAAAIATALANASGGDVVLIAGKGHERGQDIGGRVVPFDDVEVANAAIARILASRRPGE
- a CDS encoding DUF58 domain-containing protein, with translation MRIGSALTRKGWALLGMAAAAATAGYLVGLVELYPFSAAALILVLSARAWVGTKSWDVRASRSIRPSRVPAGGEARVFISVRNYDSRRSPLITVRDSFSDGRIAATFAVAPLESGEPRSAQYRLPARRRGMLEFRPLEIELCDPFGLAKVVRVAAPAASLTVHPRVDLLPRSSIPSDSERDQRAAAPLLGRGGDEFYALREYQIGDDLRQVHWISTARTDELMIRQPQNLWLGRTTVVVDARQSVHDRQSFEETLSAAASLAVSGLRGGMQVRVVVAGGQEARGGRGPGYEGTVLDTLAIASPTSGGSLAAEIRAAWTRGPVVVVTTDAAPAADLSAAARSAGGSESLIVVIERRGGGLTNAGDVFTSVQSASGRHSRVVRVPAGGSLVDALTGREAKTVVSGSC
- a CDS encoding penicillin-binding protein 2, with amino-acid sequence MILVGITVAFVAIGAKLVVIQGVDSARYAAVGASEWKTTVTLPAERGAILDRNGNELAMSVPQTTIYADPHQVNDPRAEAAALAPILGISESTLDDDLTRDSSFVYLAHTVPDATAAAVSKLDLAGIYSLKEPKRFYPAGQLAAPLLGKVGTDGAGLGGLEYEYNSLLTGKPGKSVEQIDPQGRQIAGGLEQYQAPMAGQDLVLSIDEPLQYEAEQALAQAVVAARAKGGIALLMDTKTGEILADAQLTMPSPGSKQPPAVPVSIPAPPDAGASASSGPQPQPVESPSASAFTRVYEPGSVNKLITISAALQTGVIVPSDVFAIPNTYAVAGTTFHDAENHPTEHWTVTDILANSSNIGTIQIAQKLGKSNLLHYVHSYGLGSSTDIHFPGESSGLLPTYWSGTSIADVPIGQGIAVTATQMIAAYNTVANGGVYVAPRLVDATIDAEGKEHRMAPQPTHRVVSTTVANEMRTMLDEVVRVGTGTAANLDPYTVAGKTGTGLVPSPTGGYEAGHYVASFAGFVPAEDPQITGMVVIDDTPDYGAAASAPTFATIARDALHELGIQPMPKLPPAPGVPLATSTSATGAGEIAGAPLPGLATPPSVTGPASSTTSTTVSPGNGSAATTSTTQPGSPGTTSPPTTAARPPSTTTAAPPTTSQQSRSSPSTG
- a CDS encoding HNH endonuclease, which encodes MTQSLVLNASYEPLCVVSSRRALILILDEKAELLHTTDRLFRAAQVAFSEPSVVRLWHYVKVPYQARISLNRRAVFARDDHRCQYCGASAENIDHVIPKSRGGSHSWDNVVASCRPCNSRKRDRSPEESGMRLHRVPTAPRQRTWILVASGAIRSDWEPYLVTRPAASLSA
- a CDS encoding MoxR family ATPase, which translates into the protein MARQPAVTAETVGAFADTFEAILSNIAKVIQGKEEPTRLALVCLFSEGHLLLEDVPGVGKTTLAKAIARSFDLEGRRIQFTPDLLPSDVTGASIYDRDAKSFSFRPGAVFANVLLADEINRASPKTQAALLEAMQERQVTIDNVSHPLPHPFLVIATQNPVEYEGTYPLPESQLDRFLLRVKMGYPDRGAEMAMLDVHAHDEGSLGDLPVVAPSGTIPDMIAMAERTHVAGALKGYMVDLATATRTHPALALGMSPRAVLALQRASRTLAASVGREYVIPDDIKAIFGCAVEHRMVLSAEAVVSGVEMAEVVADVLRMVPVPSGRPGT
- the rsmH gene encoding 16S rRNA (cytosine(1402)-N(4))-methyltransferase RsmH, which produces MRSPSTGRVEVPFSARFHFARSGRNPDGRLVEGLRMVRREPAVSTFVHSPVMVREVVDLLAPCPPGEVLDATVGGAGHARALLEAAPHLRVIGLDQDPQAVSAASAVLEPYEKRARVVRARFDRLDAVLDRLGVGEISGALFDLGVSSPQLDRPERGFTYRADAPLDMRMDRDRPMSAADVVNGWPEASLVTLFRENGEPRFARRIAKAIVAARPLATTSQLAETIRDAIPAAARRTGGHPARRVFQAIRITVNEELEVLPLALDAALSRLAPGGRCVVLAYHSGEDRIVKEHFRLASTGGCVCPPGLPCVCGAQPTVRLLTRGARKPSAEEIAANPRSQSARLRAVERLQSPLAAGGRE
- a CDS encoding ROK family protein; the encoded protein is MSGSLSVREGNVVALDIGGTKMAVGVVSGSGKVLWNARSPTPPGGDAGGVWDTLASLLESVPGAFAPVACGVGSGGPMSPGGEQVSPLNIPGWRDFPLRRRVAELTGLPTWVDNDAKALALAEGWIGGAAGERDFIAMVVSTGIGGGIVLDGRLLDGATGNAGHIGHVVVEPDGRRCECGGRGCLEAEASGTAIAAVTGRPPSQAPTEVVDRTGRLVGRGVACVANLLDLRLAIVSGSVALGFGEPFFEAAQREIDARARIAFSRGCLIVPSKLGTEGPLIGAAAVAWRSLEGEG